The Catellatospora citrea DNA segment AGGCCTCGTATTCCGGGACGCGGATCGTGTACACGGTGGACTGGAAACCGTAGAACAGCACCGCCGCCAGGCCGAGCGCCCAACCCTGGTGCCGATACACCACGGTGCCCATGGCCACCGGAAGAATCAGCAACGAGATCGCCTGCCAGGTGACGGGCATCCTGTTCTGCCAGGCCGCGAAACGCCGCCGCAGGCGGGCCATCGGGGTCCGGGTGCTGTGATCACGGGTCACGCGGCACAGTATGCGGCGGCGCCGCCAATCCGATCACCCCGTCGTTTTCGCGGACTGGTCACGGGGCCGGGGGCAGGGTCGTCCAGGCGCCGGCGCGGGAGGTGAGCACGGTGAGGGCGTCGGCGGCGAGGCCCGCATGGTTGTCGGCGGTCATGTTGAACACGCCCGTGACGCCGACGCAGCAGGCGCGCTCGAGCTGGTCGCGAGCGGCCATCTTGTCGCGGTGGCCGAGGAATGCCTGGTGCAGCAGGGTGACCGCGTCGGCGGCGTACCCGGCGGACGGGGCAGGGGAAGTGCCCAGCTCGGCGGCGAACCGGCGCACGCTCGACCAGTTCGGCAGCGCCTCCGGGGCCTCGGCGGCCACCGGCAGCCACGGGCTCACGGCCCGTACGCCCGCTGCGGCCTCGCCCGCGAGCTGGTGGAACGCGGCCTGTGCGGCGTCCGGCGTGGACAGCACCGGGCCGGTCCAGCCGGCGGTCTTCGCGGCGGCGGCGGCCGCGGCGGCGACCGATGCCGGCAGGTCCAGCAGCAGCGCCTCGGGAGCGGCGGCGACCAGGGCCTTCACCTTGTCCGCCAGGCCCGTGCCGTCGAGCGGCACCGTCTCGGTGGGCCCGATGCGCGCGCCCTGCCCGGCCGCCTCGGCGGCGAGCGCCTCGCGCAGGGCCGGGTTGTCGCGCGCGTCGAGGCGCAGCACTCCGGCGGCGCGCTGACCGCCGGCCGTCATCGCGGCCAGCAGCGCCCGGTGCACCTGCGCGTCGGTGGGCGCACTGCGGAACGCGTACGGCGAGGTCGGGGTCGGGCCGGTGGACGGGAGCACGAGCGGGGTGCAGGCGGCCTGTGCGGTGCCGGTGACGGCGTCGTCGAGCCAGTCGGCGGGCGGCCCGACGAGCGCGTGCACGCCCCGGTCGAGCAGCCGGGACACGGCTTCACGCGCGGACGCCGCGGTGTCGCCGACGTCCTGGAGCAGCAGTTCCAGCTGCGCGGCGGGGTGTGCGCCGCCGTGCCCGGCCGTGCCGTTGAGCGCGTCGGCCCGCCGCTGCACGCCCAGCAGCTGCTGGCGGCCGTGGTCGACGAGGCCGCCGGTGCGCGCGACGAGCACGCCCACGCGCAGCGGCGGATCGGCGGCGGCGGCCCGGCCCGCGGGCAGCAGGGGCGTCGTGGCGAGTCCCAGCCCGGCGGCGATCATGGACCTGCGGGTCAGCTGACGGGACATGGTCTACCTCCGCGTGCTCGATCGTTGCCGCGAATGATCCGCCCGCCATCGGATGCTATACATCCGATTTGTCCGCTTAGTGACACCGCGATCACACCCACGAAGCAGCGGCACACTCGTCCGTGGCAGCCTGTACGGGTGATCAAAGCGGTGGTGTTCGACTGCGACGGCGTGCTGGTGGACTCGGAGATCATCAACAATGCCGTCTTCGCGGAGCTGGTCACCCGCGCCGGCCTGCCCACGACCCTCGCGCAGAGCATCGAGCGCTACATGGGCCGCGCCACGGTCGAGTGCGTCGCCGACGTCGAGCGCGAGCTGGGCCGCCCCGTCGGCTTCGACCTGCCCGCCGAGTACGAGCGTGAGGTGCTGGCCCGCCAGCGCGACGGGCTGACGGCCGTCGACGGCGTACGCGAGCTGCTCGAACTGCTGCGCGACGCGGCGGTGCCGGTGTGCGTGGCGTCCAGCGGGACCCCGCAGGAGATCGCGTTCCGGCTGCGGGTGACCGGGCTGGCCGAGTACTTCGGCGAGCACTGCTACAGCGCCGCGATGGTGGCCCGGGGCAAGCCCGAACCCGACCTGTTCCTGCTGGCCGCCGACCGCATCGGGGTGGACCCGGCGGACTGCGCGCTGATCGAGGACAGCCCGTTCGGGGTGCGCGGCGGCCGCGCCGCGGGCATGACCGTGCTCGGCTACGCCGCGCTGGCCTCGGCGGACACGCTGCGCGCCGCCGGGGCCGCGCACGTGGTCACCGCGATGGCGCAGGTCCCGCCGCTGCTCGGCCTCACAGCTGCTTGAGCCGCCCCACCACGTGCTCGCCGAGCCCGGTCAGGAAGGCCACCGGCTCGGCCGTGTACGGCATCAGGTGCACCTGGGTGACGCCCAGCTTCGCGTACGGCTCCAGTGACGCGGCGAGGTCCGCCCCGCCGGCCGCGTCCGGGGTGATCGGGGCCGACCAGGCGATCGTCTTGCGGATGCGGTCGTAGTCGGTGCCCTCGCGCTCGCAGTGCCGCTTGAGCACGTCGAGCTTCGCCGCGATCTGCTCCGGGGCGCTGTCCGGCCCGGCGAACAGGTTGCAGGCGTCGGCGTACTTGGCGACCAGGCGCAGCGTCTTCTTCTCGCCCCCGCCGCCGATCATGATGGGCGGGTGCGGGGCGGACAGCACCTGCGGCGAGTTGACCGTCTCCGCCAGCTGATAGTGCCGCCCTTCGAAGGGGCCGTCGTCGTCGCTCCACATCTGGCGCACGATGCGCAGCGTCTCCTCCAGCCGCTCGAACCGCTCGGCGAGCGGCGGGAACGGCACCCCGTAGGCGGCGTGCTCGCGGTCGTACCAGGCCGCGCCGATGCCGAGCACGGCTCGGCCGCCGGACAGCACGTCCAGCGTGGTCACGATCTTCGCGAGCAGGCCCGGGTGCCGGTAGGTCACGCCGGTGACCAGCAGCTGGAGCGTGACGGTGCTGGTGTTCGCGGCCAGGAAACCCAGCGTGGTGTAGCCCTCCAGCATCGGCTGCAACGGGCCGCCCAGGTCCATGCCGTCCATCTGCAGGTAGTGGTCCATCACCGACAGGTTGGCCACCCCGGCGTCCTCGGCCGCCCGCCCGGCCGCCGCGAGGGTCGGGCCGATCGCCGGCGTCCCGCCGGGGAACGTGAAGCTGACGAGGTGTACTCCGAGATCCATGCGAAGCTCCCTGCGGTCGGCCGCCCGGCCCGCCACACCGCGGCACGCGACGATCCTGCACGAAAGCACCATCCTATGTCCCGGTTCGCCGTCCGTACGCCCCACTTTCAAGATCACCCATAGGCGGTACGCCGTCCCCGGTGACACAATCGCCCGGTGCATCTCGACGACGTGTGGCTGCGCTACCGCCGCGGCGGACCGTGGGTCCTGCAGAACGTCACGGCCCGGGTGGAACCCGGCGGCATCGTGGTGGTGCTGGGCCGCAACGGCGCCGGCAAGTCCACATTGCTCCAGCTCGTCGCCGGGGTGCTGCGCCCGACCCGGGGCCGGGTGATCGACCGGCCCGCCGTCGTCGGCTGGGTCCCGGAGCGCTTCCCCGCCGACCAGCCCGACACCGTCAGCGGCTACCTGCGCGCGATGGCGGCGGTGCGCGGGCTCGGCCCGGCCACCGCCGCGCGGGCCGTCGACGAGTGGACGCAGCGGCTCGGGCTCGGCGGCTACCGCGACGTCAAGCTGCCCGAACTGTCCAAGGGCACCGCCCAGAAGGTCGGCCTGGCCCAGGCCATGCTCGCCCCGCCGGACCTGCTGATCCTGGACGAGCCGTGGGAGGGCCTGGACGCGGCGACCCGCGACCTCGTCCCCGGGATCGTCCTGGAGGTCGTCGCCCGCGGCGGCTCGGTGCTGGTCAGCGACCATCGCGGGGAGACCGTGCGGCTACCCGGCGCGGCGACGTGGACCGTCGCCGACGGCACGGTGACCACGGCCGCCGCCGACACCGGGCAGCGCTGCGTGGTCGAGGTGGCGGTCGACGCCGCGGACCTGGCCGACGCCGTCGCCCGCCTGCGCGAGCAGGGCCACCAGGTGCTGCGGGTACGCGAGGAGGTGGGCTCGTGATCGCGTTGACCAGGATGCGGCTGCACGCCTTCGTCCGCACCGGCCGGGCCGTCGCGCCCCTGATCGCCGCCCTCGCGGTGCTGTCGATCCTCTACGGCGGCGGGCAGGCCGAGGCCCGTGAGGCATACGGCGTCTCCGCCCTGGTCGTGTTCCCCGTGCTGGCCTGGCAGACGAAGATCCTGCTGGACGTCGAGCCGGACGTGCAGCGCCGGCTGGCCCGCGTGGCGCTCGGCTCGGCCCGGCGCGAGATCGTCGCCGGACTGCTGGCCGCCGCCACTGCCGGACTCGGCACCATCGCCGTCGCGCTGGCCGTGCCGTGGATCTCCGGCGGCGTCAAGACCGGGCCGGACAGCCTCCCGCGCATCCTCCTGATCGGACTGGGCGTGCACCTGCTGGCGCTGGGACCGGCCGTCGTCCTCGGCGCGCTGTCCAGCCGTGCGGTCACCCGCACGGCAGGCACGGGCGCGGCCGTCCTGGTCACCGGCTCCGTCCTCGCGATCGTGCTGGGCCTGCAGGGCTCCCCCGCCCCCTGGCTGGTGCCGCCACTGATGGCCGCCACCCGCTTCACCACCTCCGGCGGCTCCACCCTCACCGCCCTCACCCTGACCGCGCACGCGGCCCTGTGGACCGCCGCCACAGCCTGGGCCTACGCCCACCTCCGCCGCACCCGCACCTGACCCGCCCCACCACCCCACCGCACCCGCACCTGACCCGCCCCACCACCCCACGGTGCCCCGGTCCCACGGCCCGCCAACCCACGCCGCCACCCCGCGGCCCGCCTCGCCCGCCGACCCGCGGTGCCCGCCCGAGGCGCAACTCTTAAAGAGTTGCGCCCTCCGTGCGCCTCGAAGGGCGCGACTCTTTAAGAGTTGCGGCAGGAGGGTGGGCGCAACGCCTCAAGAGTTGCGGTGGGAGGGGCTGGCAGAATGGGGTGGGTGCCTAGCTTTCGATCATGGGATGGGACCGAGCTCGTCTATCGGGTCGTCGGGGACGGGCCGCCGCTGGTGTGTGTGCCGGGTGGGCCGGGGCAGGCGGTGCGATACCTCGGTGAGCTGGGCGGGCTGTCGGCGACCCGGACGCTGATCCTGCTCGACAATCGCGGCACGGGCGAGTCCCCGGTGCCCGCCGACCCGGCCACCTACCGGGTGGACCGGATCGCCGACGACGTCGAGGCGCTACGCGCCCACCTCGGCTTGCCCACCATGGACCTGTTCGGCCACTCCGCCAGCGGCGGCGTGTGCTTCCTGTACGCCGACGCACACCCGCAGCGGCTGCGCCGCCTGGTCATCGTCGACCCGTCGCTGCGCGTGCTCGGCCTGCCGTCCGATCTGGACGTGGCGCAC contains these protein-coding regions:
- a CDS encoding ABC transporter substrate-binding protein produces the protein MSRQLTRRSMIAAGLGLATTPLLPAGRAAAADPPLRVGVLVARTGGLVDHGRQQLLGVQRRADALNGTAGHGGAHPAAQLELLLQDVGDTAASAREAVSRLLDRGVHALVGPPADWLDDAVTGTAQAACTPLVLPSTGPTPTSPYAFRSAPTDAQVHRALLAAMTAGGQRAAGVLRLDARDNPALREALAAEAAGQGARIGPTETVPLDGTGLADKVKALVAAAPEALLLDLPASVAAAAAAAAKTAGWTGPVLSTPDAAQAAFHQLAGEAAAGVRAVSPWLPVAAEAPEALPNWSSVRRFAAELGTSPAPSAGYAADAVTLLHQAFLGHRDKMAARDQLERACCVGVTGVFNMTADNHAGLAADALTVLTSRAGAWTTLPPAP
- a CDS encoding HAD family hydrolase, with amino-acid sequence MIKAVVFDCDGVLVDSEIINNAVFAELVTRAGLPTTLAQSIERYMGRATVECVADVERELGRPVGFDLPAEYEREVLARQRDGLTAVDGVRELLELLRDAAVPVCVASSGTPQEIAFRLRVTGLAEYFGEHCYSAAMVARGKPEPDLFLLAADRIGVDPADCALIEDSPFGVRGGRAAGMTVLGYAALASADTLRAAGAAHVVTAMAQVPPLLGLTAA
- a CDS encoding LLM class F420-dependent oxidoreductase, with translation MDLGVHLVSFTFPGGTPAIGPTLAAAGRAAEDAGVANLSVMDHYLQMDGMDLGGPLQPMLEGYTTLGFLAANTSTVTLQLLVTGVTYRHPGLLAKIVTTLDVLSGGRAVLGIGAAWYDREHAAYGVPFPPLAERFERLEETLRIVRQMWSDDDGPFEGRHYQLAETVNSPQVLSAPHPPIMIGGGGEKKTLRLVAKYADACNLFAGPDSAPEQIAAKLDVLKRHCEREGTDYDRIRKTIAWSAPITPDAAGGADLAASLEPYAKLGVTQVHLMPYTAEPVAFLTGLGEHVVGRLKQL
- a CDS encoding ATP-binding cassette domain-containing protein, whose amino-acid sequence is MHLDDVWLRYRRGGPWVLQNVTARVEPGGIVVVLGRNGAGKSTLLQLVAGVLRPTRGRVIDRPAVVGWVPERFPADQPDTVSGYLRAMAAVRGLGPATAARAVDEWTQRLGLGGYRDVKLPELSKGTAQKVGLAQAMLAPPDLLILDEPWEGLDAATRDLVPGIVLEVVARGGSVLVSDHRGETVRLPGAATWTVADGTVTTAAADTGQRCVVEVAVDAADLADAVARLREQGHQVLRVREEVGS